GCAACACTTTAAAGacaaaaacaattacaaaacaGTAATACTATTAGGGGAACAATTACATGCATACACATATGCGATTGTCCACAGGCTGACTCCATATATAAACAGCACATGTGGCTGTCAGATTATAGGCTACAAATAACAGCCGTTACATACGGAGATAATTCTGGGAATCAAAGTCCTTCCCACTCACAATAATCAACCCTAGAATCCCAATAACAAATATAGTTTTCTTGTATATATTAActtaaggtatatatatatatatgtatatatatatatatatccagaGGCTCAATAGTTAAGGTTACGTTGCTTTACTTTTATTATGTACAAGAATTTTGGACCACCAAATATTCCCCTTCCTCTTAATATATGAACCCTTCCTAGATCAGTATGTACCATTATCTTTGCTTTAACCTGTATGGCTTCACTTCCACAGATCCATCTGGCAACTGGAGTTCGAAGTCGAGGCGTTTTCCATGGTCATCTCTTGCTTGTTCAGCTGCTGGACAAACATGTTTCCTGCATTTGGGTACTCAGTTTCCTTGGATCCATCTTCTTGGCTGAGCTGAGAAGCAACAAACTTGTCGAGAACCCGCCAATCGGTCACCTGGTCCACTGCCTGTTCACCGCTGTTGCTTCCAAAGATCGAGTTCAAGTTCTGTTCATGGATCTGTTGAATGTTCTCCTCTTGTGTGAGTGATGAAAGCCCATAAGCAGCCATGGAGTTGCAGCTCATGGCAGGTGCAGTTTGGAGCAGCTTTGGGCTTTCTAAGAGAGGGAGCTGGAGGAAGTGGCCATGGGGGATTGAGTAGTGCAAATCGAGCTCTCTCTTGCAGGGATAGGAATGCTGGTAATTGTTGTTATTCAGATTGGGCTGAGGAGTTTGTCTTGGAGAGTCTAGATCTGCCATGAATGAGGCTTGATCATCGTACCAAATTGGCGAATCGTGCTCGCTCACTTTGCGCATGGTGGTTAGGCGCTTCTTGAACACTCGGCATACGACCCAGCCTTCTTCCTGCAAAACAACCGATCGAGTTGTTTTACAGTATTGACCGTCATCATCAAGTGCATGTTATCATAACTAAGTTAGAATTAGTAACACGACATTGATAATGTCAAATAACTTCCAAAATTCCTGttaacaatacaaatccatatAGAAGCCATTTTACCACTGTCGCACGAAAAATTCAGAGTTAtgagaagaaaattttaaacCACAAGAAATTTTGAAAGATAACTAATTGCAACAGTTCACAGTAAAGCATAGAAAATTAATAAACGATTAGGGTGCTGAACAGCTaacctattctctctctctctctctctctctgtgaaaaGTTAATTACTAGAGAATAAGTTTCCTACAGGTAAAAAAACTGAACTAAACAGGCTGCTAATTAATATGATAATTAGGATCTTCTAGCTAAGAGGATTTTAATTATAACTCAGtgaaaaaagaattataaaCTGGTCTGAGGTCTCCTATTTGCTTGcttaatttatttcttccattAGCTCCCCACATTCTATATTGTGAGGggcattaaattaaaactaagtTGCTAAGTGATAttcaacaataaacaataatactTGCCTGAGGAGTTCCATTTTCATCTGTCTCAAGTCGATACTCGTGCATGATCCAGTCTGACTTTTGTCCATTGGGGGCTCGACCCTTATAAAATACTAGGGTTTTTCGCATGCCTATCAGATCATGCTTAGAATAAATCGCCTTGTCTCTTCCCGTGGCCTTCCAAAACCCTGCAGCTGTGGCTCTATTTGTGCGAGTACCAGTTGGATACTTCTTGTCTTTATGGCTAAAGAAGTACCATTCATTCTGCTCTTCTGTCCCTATTCTGCATAATTCTGTTCAAAATCAcccaaaattaattactcaCTTCAGAAAACCATAATGCAGTTCCAAGTAAAGAACATGCAAATTAAGGTGATACTGATCGAATGTGTTTAGTATAGATACCTTGGAGATCCCATGGCTCAATCTTGTAGAGATCGATATCTTTAATAACATCTAGGTCGATCCTTCTGCAAGTCACCTTTCTCCTAAGGTAGTAGTCAACAAGTTCTTCATCGGTGGGATGGAATCGAAAACCAGGAGGAACATGTGAAAATGTATTCATATTGTAGTACTACCACCCACAAACCAAAACCTGCAATTCATGATAGGGATTTGTTAGTTAAGTTAGAGCatgaattgatcttttaatttgatGTCATCAACTGAAAAGTAGCTACTGAAAATtgtaaaaagagaaaaatatgaaacaaCTTCGTCTCTTTGATGGTTAGGTTAGAAATTCATTAGCCTAAGTAAATGTCAGTAAAGAAGGGAAAACCTAAAAAGAATATGATGCAGGTTCAAAAGGAGAACAAGCTGAAACAATTATGAATTACTGGAAATTAAATAGCTTTATATAATTTCATGAATGGAATGTCAGACATCTTTGGGGAGAGCTATTGCATGCCCTAGAAAATTTTTATTCATCGtcttcttattcttattcttcttcttcctttctagTTCATACAGTCTAGAGTTTGATTCACCAAAAGAAGGATTATTAAGTCGAAacagacaaaataaaaaatgaaaaagccTTCCTTTCACTTCCCAAGAGTAATGGAAATGCATATCTGACCATTTATTATTCCTCAGCCTTGAATTAAACCTATCAAATCTCTGAACttgagatttttctttctttctttcttccttcagaGATACAAATCTTTGCAATCAAGACCCTGTCATGCAGCGTCTTCATTCGGTTTAATAGAAACTGAAACTAAAAAATAGACATGGATACCATATATAAGAACCATATCCCCATGCTcaactataatttctttttttttttttgtgctgaAATTCTATATTTTCTTAATGATTGTACTCTGGTAAATGTTTTTCTCCATATGAGCGAGAAACATGCTTTCTTCTCTAATTTGTCTCCAATCATATCCttgcaacaaagaaaaataacagaTTAATAGTCTGATGAATTAAGGGAAAATGTAAATGAGTCAAATTAATGTGAAATGTGATTGTAATGAAACAAATGAGTTGATTCAAGGCAAAGAGTTTAGTTGTTGCACTGAATGAACTATTTTTTtccaggattttttttttggggggggctGATACCGAGGAAGTTAACTCTGTATGAACTGGTTTACAGACATTAATCCCCTCCCGTTCCAATACCAttcaaagaaaatgaagatgtgCACTActtttt
This genomic stretch from Diospyros lotus cultivar Yz01 chromosome 1, ASM1463336v1, whole genome shotgun sequence harbors:
- the LOC127796479 gene encoding NAC domain-containing protein 7-like translates to MNTFSHVPPGFRFHPTDEELVDYYLRRKVTCRRIDLDVIKDIDLYKIEPWDLQELCRIGTEEQNEWYFFSHKDKKYPTGTRTNRATAAGFWKATGRDKAIYSKHDLIGMRKTLVFYKGRAPNGQKSDWIMHEYRLETDENGTPQEEGWVVCRVFKKRLTTMRKVSEHDSPIWYDDQASFMADLDSPRQTPQPNLNNNNYQHSYPCKRELDLHYSIPHGHFLQLPLLESPKLLQTAPAMSCNSMAAYGLSSLTQEENIQQIHEQNLNSIFGSNSGEQAVDQVTDWRVLDKFVASQLSQEDGSKETEYPNAGNMFVQQLNKQEMTMENASTSNSSCQMDLWK